The nucleotide sequence CAAAAAACATAGCTCAGTGTGTGTATTTCTTGCCCCTAGAGTGGGAAATAGGAGAAGGAATAAGGAAGTTAAATGGAAACAGATATTTCCatgggcttccttccagccaggAAGTGGTCACTATTCTCTGGGATACACTTGTGTTTGATACTTGTAGGAATTTGAATATGAAATTTGACACTGTATAGgtttgtgtttgaacacttggtttgTGGTTGGTGATGCCCTTTGGGAAGGTTatggaacttttaggaggtggagcctcactggaggaagtacgtcactggaggtgggctttaaggtttcataGCCCAGACcctcttgttctcttgctctttcctATGTGTGTGGTTGAAATGTAGACGTCTTTCTGCTCCTGCACTgtgcccttccttcctccatgttgCCCAGTCTTCCCCTGGCATGATGGGCTCTAGGCTGGATTTGTGTCCATGCATTTTGTTGCCATAGTAACAGAAGAGTAAACAAACATGGAATACAGTACTCACTGTAACCTTTGCACTTTACACTGGGGCTTCTGCAGGGTGGTAGTGACTATATGTATGAACAGGGCCTCCAGGATGCTGTCAGTCACCATCAGCACttccaggtttttatttgtttctgtttcaaaCACAGAGCAGATATCTTCCCACCAGCTGAAGACGATCTTATTCTCTCTCAGTCTGAGtgaaagtaaggaaaaaaaaaaagaagaagaagggtaAGGGCCCAAGATTGACATTAAACTCAAGGAAAATTCAAGTTTAAAGTTGAATAAGCAGCCTGGAAGCCTGCAGGCCGctccagccagggaagcaggtaggctgacTACAGACCTTCacctctccttcagctcctccaaAACCAGTTCCCCAGTCTTATCCATGGCTCAGTAGCAGACACCTGCTCCAGCCTCCCGCTCCCAATTCCGAGTGGCTCAAACAGATCTTCCTCCAGACTCACCCGCTCCCATTCAATGCTTCATGCCAGCTCCCAGctccagcagccaggcaggcatTCTCAGGGAGTCCGCAGACTACTCTGGCCAGCTAAGCTGGAGGCTAGCTGAAAACCTTcacctctctctccattccttcaAGTTCAAACCCCTAGTTTCATCCACAGCCCTGTAGCAGACCTGCCATGACCCTGCCTCACTCTCTGCCCCTATTTCCAGGGGACCAACTTTTCTCCCCACTGCTCCCTCGcatgctccccttccttccctaacCCCATCCCTAAGCGTCAGCTCCAGACACCTAGAAATGCATTCTACTTGGACTCCCAGTGGCCACAGTGGCCCAGATGAATTTTCTACTAAGCAACACACAGCCACCATATTCTCCTAAGAACCCGAGAAAGCAACCAGAAAccaggaacaaaacacccacctgATAAAGACAAGAACAGATATTAGCACCTAGAATTACAGTCTTCTCAACCCTAGATACCTAGATGCCAGCATAAAAATACAACTGTAACAACCAAGACAGTATGTCTTCACCAGAGCCCAGCAAGCCCTGGATATTCTAACATAGCTAAAGAACAATCAAAAGATCTTAACACAGCCTGTCTGAAGATGATGCtgatccttaaagaggaaataaaaataaatcccttaaggaaatctatgaaaacacaaaaacacatggaaggagatgaataaaacatttcaaggcctgaaaatggaaatagaatcaataaaaaaaatcgaaccaaggaaaaactaaaataaaaactatgggAACTAATACAGGAACCCTAGAGGCATGCttcactgatgtgggaaggtcacataagctaagctagccaggcagccaggagccgggtggcaggaagcggcctgctgctccttctacacttCACTTagaacacaagagatggaagacgGAATCACAGGCATTGAAGaggcaaaagaagaaataaagacatcAATCAAAAATGCTAAATCTAAAAGAATTCTGTCATAAGACATTCAGGAAAACTGGGAcctatgaaaagaaaaatctatggTCTCAGTTCCCTAATGAAAAGAGACTAACagaatgggttaaaaaaaatatgacccatccttctgctgtagcCAAGAAATATACCTTAGCATCAAAGATAGACATCACCTCAGggtaaaaggatagaaaaagacATTCCAAACAAATTGATCTAAGAAGTAAACTGGTAGctgggcacatgcctttgatgCCAGCATGCATGAGACAGAGGATTTTTATGAGTTCTAAACCAACCtgccagcctgatctccagagggagttccaggatagtcagaaatacaaagagaaatgctgtctcaaaaaaccaaaaaagattaTCACTggatagtcacactgatgaatatctcgaatatcaccatagaaccttcatctggcgatggatggagatagagaccagagatccacatcagagcactggactgagctcccaaggtccagttgaagagcagaaggagggagacgttgagcaaggaagtcaggactgtgaagggttggtccacccactgagacagtgtgcctgatctaatgggagctcaccaaatccagctagactgggactgaatgagcatgtgatcaaaccagactctctgaatgtggctgacaatgggggctgactgagaagccattgataaaggcactgggacttgtttctactgcatgtactggctttttgggagcctggtctgtttggatgcacaccttcctaggcctggatggatgggaaagggccttgaacttctgacagGAAGACtggagggtgagggaggagggtgagtgggggagcgggaggggaatgggaggaagggaggaagtggaaatttttgaatgaaaaaaaaacaaaaaagaagatgatgaaggaggagggagagtaggagaaggaggaggaggagaaggaggaggaagaggaggaggaggaggaggaggaggaggaggaggaggagaagaagaagaagaagaagaagaagaagaagaagaagaagaagaagaaagctgatgtagccattttaatagCTGACAGACTTCAACACAAATTTAACCAGAAGAGATACAGAAGGACAGTATAAAATCATTAGAAAAAATCCACCAAGTGGACATTGCAATTTTTAACATCTATGCCCGAAACACAAgggcacccctcccccacactcttttatttcataaaagaaacactactacagctcAAACcccatattgaccctcacacactgatagtgggaggcTTCCGTAGCCCACACTCATCAATAGACAGGTCATATAGACTGAATCCAAAGAGAGAAATGCTGGAGTTAACAGACatcataaaccaaatggaccgaacaaatatttacagaacatttcacccaagcacacacgcacacacacacacacacacacatacctccttctcagcatctcatggtaTTTTCTCCAAAATCGACCATGTACTCAATTACAAAGTAAGTCTCAACAGATATAAGAAGACTGAAACAGCCCCCTGCATCCTGTCAGACCACTGGGGATTAAGGTTGTGTAGCAACAAcagaacaacagaaagcttacaaacccatgaaaactgaacaactcactactgaatgaaaaattgatcaaaacagaaattaaaaaagactTCCCGGAATTGagtgaaaatgaacacacaacatACCCACACTTATACGACACAATGGAAGCAGTTCTGGAGGCAAGTTAATAGGAAAAGtgcttctatttaaaaaaatggagagcTCTTATATTAGTAACGTAACAgcacatttgaaaactctagaacaaaagggAGAAACCACatccagaaggaaagaactgaaagAATCAatctcagggctgaaatcaacaaaatagaaacaacaacaacaatacccaataaaaagaatcaatgaaatgaaaaattggTTCTTTGATTAAAATTGATAAGAATGACAAACCTTAATACAAATTAACTACAAGGTAGAGAAAGGATATTCAAGTTAACAAAATTAGACATGAAGagggggacataacagacaccaagaaaatccacagaattatatggacatatttttaaaaacctgttctCTACCAAataggaaaatctaaaagaaatggataattttcttgatacatACAGCTtacaaaagttaaataaagattatataaataatttaaatagacgtATAACCTCTAGTGAGACAGAATCAGTCACTAATTatcccaaaccaaccaaccaaccaaccaaccaaccaaccaaccaacaaaccaacaaacaaaaacccaccactCCCCCCCAAAAACACCCCAGGGCTAGATGGTTTCAGAGGAGAACTCTATCAGAATTTGAAAGGAGAGTTAACGCCAATACTCCtaaaattattaaacaaaatagaaacagaaggaacattgccagattCACTTTATGAGGACACAGTTAACCTGATACCCAAATGGAGTAAAGAACcaacaaagagaacaaagagaattgcagaccaatTTCCCTCAAAACATAGATAccaaaatgctcaataaaatacttgaaaactgaatcaaagaacacatcaaaaatatcatttaccatgatcaagtaggcttcatattgagatgtagggatggttcaacacacaaaaatcaataaatataatccatcatataaacaaattgaaagaaaaaaaatcacatgatcatctgattagatgctgaaaaagtctttgactaaatctaacaccccttcatgataaatgtcttggagagaacaggaatacaaggaacagacctaaacaaaataaaggcaatatacagcaaacctaTAGCTAAAACCAAATTAGATGGagagaaaactcaaagcaattccaggaAGAAGAACAAGATAAGGTTATCCATTCTCTCTATGCCTAataaatatagtacttgaagtatTAGCCAGAGCGATTAAGACAATCGAAGGAAATCAAGAGGATacagactgggaaggaagaaatgaaagtatctttatttgaagatGGTATGATAGTGTACACCCTAAAAATTCCAGCAGGGAACTCcaacaactgataaacactttcagcaaggTAGCTCAGTACAAAATTAGCTCACATAAGCCCTGCTATATACAAGTGAAAAAtggactaagaaagaaatcagggaaacagctTTCATGATAGCCTCAAACACTATAAATATCTTGGGGGCAACTCTAACCAAGCATGcatgataaaaactttaaaagactcaagaaagaagttgaagatggcgtcagaaaatgaaaagatctcccatgttcatggattggtaggattaacatagtaaaaatggccaccTTACcaaatgtaatccccatcaaaatatcAACATAATTCCTCACTGAACtttaaaggacaattttcagctttgtatggaaacatacacacaaaaatcccAGGACAGCTAAAACAACCCTGGATAATAAAAATACTGCAGGAAGTATCACTAACCCCAATTTCAAATTCTAATAGCATGGTATCGGCCCCAAAACAGACACAGCGGGCAATGGAATGGAATTGAAGCTCTAGAGATAAATCCACACCTTTGGATACCTGATAAGCCACAATGGGAAAAGcagagatggaacccatacctggcattgcttgggtgaccaagaaccagagactagatagcccagagacctaggataaaagCACATCCCACTAGTCTAAAGCAAAAGAGAAGCAATACAATGACTTTCAGTCCCACTCTGCCGTACTCATAGATCAATGGCTTGCTCGGCCATCATCAGAAACGcgtcctcctgcagcagatgggagcaaatacagagacccacagccagacattatgcagagagtgagagacctcagAACACTCGGTCCTAAATGAGGCATCTTTATCAAATCCTTCCCTTCAGGGATCAGGGAACCCTtaggaagaggaggtgaaaagaatgtaagagccagaggggatggaggaaccAGGCGAACAAGGTCCTCTAAACCATCATGAGCAAAGCTCAGATgagctcacagaggctgaggtagcacacacagggcctgcataggtctgcaccaggtcctctgtgtacatagtatggcttccagtttagtgggTTTCTTAAATGGGGTTCCTGAgtgtgtttcttgtgccttctcttgggctcttttctttttactgGTTTTGTTCAATTCCAacatatttgcttttgttttctcttattatattatattttattattatcccttagaagcctgtttgttctAGAGGAGCAAAGGGAATGCATCAAGATggaagagggggattaactgggagGTGGACAGGAACGGGAaatcataatcaggatatattctgtgagaaaaaaaatctattttcgctgggcagtgatggcacacctttaatcccagcacttgggaggcagagacaggggaatcttagtgagttcaaggccagcctggtttacagagtgagtttcaggacagccaggactattacatagagaaatcttgtcttagtgcgcgcacgcgcacacacacacttcaataaaaaatacatgaaaaaaatgaggaaacacAGGGCTGGCATTTGAGATAAAAGAACTAAGCCATGCCTTcaatgccagcattcaggaggcttctagaagcaggtggatctctgtgagttcaaggacagcctggtctacaaagtgagttccaggacaaccagggagagagagagagagagagagagagagagagagagagagagagagagagagagagagagagagactttgtctcaaaaaactaaaacaaaccaagACTAAACCACAAATAAGTTAGAAGAATCGTATAAACTAGAGAGCAGAAAGATTTAGGGTCTTCACTAGCCTAAACTAACATTGACTTAGCTAGATGGTTCAGTAGGGAATAGCACTTGCCACCACACCCTTCAACTTGAGTTCTACCCCTGCCACCTACACTCTGGAAAGGGAGACctaactcttgcaagttgtcccctAGCCTCCACCCATGCACCCTGGTAGGCATGCACCCATCTCTacattcaataaataaaacataatttaaagagTGTCTCAGAGACCTTGCTGCTCTTATAAAGGACCAAGTTTTgcttcctagaacccacatgttGGTCCACAATCAACcctaaccccagttccaggggattcagtgcctGCTTTTGGCCTCTTAGGGCACCagacacatgtggtgcacagacatacatgtaggtaaagcATTCACATGTACCCAATAAAAcctaaatgaaaacagaacaataaCCACAAGATCAGAACTCAACTGCTTCCCGCATTCCCAGGAGGTAGAAACCCTAGTGCGCAGCAGGCTACTACCAAAGACTAAACACTCACTGAGTTCTCTGGGTAGGATCTGCTGAGTCCGGCCAAAGGTCCTGGTAGAAGGCTCTCGACAGAGTCAGTTCTACTTTCTCCAAACCTCGGCAGCGCCTAAGGCAAAACGCAGACAGCTGGAGGTCCTTCAGGCTCCTCAGTTTCAAAAAGACTTTCTGGTAGCTTTCCAGGGCACTGCAGACAAAGCTCTCCTCCCCGATTTCCGTCAGGCAGGGGAAAAGCTGGGAGCAGTCATAGCATCCATAGTCATTCAAACGGGTTATCACACTTATGGCCTTCCTCTTGTTACCGAAGCCTATTCTGCACTTGAAGGACCTCACCACGATGCCAGCACGCGCTTCATTTAAAAGACCAAATAAGAAAAGCCCCATCTGAGTCTCACAGTTTTCTCTGGATCCCGACATTGCAATCAGATCCTGGATGCCCACTTGGCTCAGTGGGTGATAATATATAATTCTTTGGGGGAAAAAGAGAACATAAAACAGGGCGCCAAAAATCTCCTGGAAGATAAACAAGGCAAACACGTAACGGTCTCCTTGGTCTTCTAGCTTTCGAAGAATGTTCACTTGAAGGAAAGCGTCTATGGCAGCCTCATCCACCTTGACATGCTGAAAGTCCGTCTTATCAAACACACTCTTCAGGTCCCATATACCGTGGGCCGCCAGACGGCACACACCTTccaattgcttttggtaattACTGCCGGAAAGTTTCTTCCGTATGGTTGGGAACAGGGTAGccagatacaacacacacacagatgttgcATTTGGACAAGCCTCTGTGAGATTTACCATTTTCTGCATCAGTTTTCTTAAACAATGGCACACCATCCAGCACACCACAGGGACCCGACACATGGACAAGAGAATGGTGTTTTTCATGGCAAAATCCACAACTTGATTCCTTTTCATTCTGTCTTTGAAATAAGACCTGAGATACTCGAGCGTTTCCGTCCTCCTAAATCCAGTCAGGGTGACATGGGAAGGACGCTTGACTAAGACTTTAACTCCTCTCCAGGAGGTTGGTCTCACCATGATCAGGAGTGTGGCTTCTGGAAGCATCTTTTTGCTTAACAAGCTGCTCAGGAGAACAGCCCCAGGCAACTTCTGGTTCCAGTCTTCCACCAGATCAGCTGGTCTTGTGATGAGGGAAGATGTGAGCTCCTCAAAGCTGTCCAACAGGAGCAGAAGTTGATCTGGTCTGGATAAAATCTTAGACACGAGAGCCTGAGACCTAAGCCCTTGGCCCTCAATCAGCTCTGAGAAGCTGCGCTCTCCCACCCAGTTCAGCTCCCGGCAGtggaaatagaaagcaaactTGAATTTGTGTGCGTAGAACTTGTTTTGTGCCCACATCAGCATCGTCTTTCTGGCCAGCGTTGTTTTTCCGATACCAGGAATTCCATGGATGACCACTATCTTAGGCTGTCTCCCCTGGGGGCTCCTAGGTAGGAAGAGACATGGCAAGATTGCATCGTGGTTTCTCACATTGATGTACAGAAAGTCTGCTTGGTTTCCAGGCCAGACGGTGGTGTCACACACAAGGAAGTTCTTTCCCATCACACGCCGTTTGTACTCCCTTATTTTATCTATAATCATGAAGAAACACAGAAACTCCTTTAGAGTTGCTTAGAGCATTGGTAAAAAAAGTACAGCTGTGTAAGTCTATGCCAGCCTCCATGGGATGTTTGAATTTCCTCTGGGAGCCTGTCTCCCCACCCTCAAGCCCTTGAACTAGATTGCAAGTCACATAACACAGAGATACAGCCACATGGCTATTCTTGACAGTGTTGTTCACAACAGTTCCATGATGGAACCACCCAAGCTAGGGTCTAGTTACAGCAGGCATCTTAATTCATTCTTCCATCCCTCAGATTCTAGAGATATCAGAGAGAGGATTCTGGtaggggaaacaaaacaaaacaaattatgcTAATGGGCAACAGATTCTCTCAATCAAATTGTATGAGGACAGAGACACGGAGGGAACTAAGGGCCAAAGGAAAGCATCTGATAGAGGTAGTCAGGCTACCACAATCTGTGGTTTCTGCAATATATATTCAATTAGCTATTGATTGAAAATACTTTTGAAAGTTGCGTTTGTGCTGAACATGTACCTCCTTTTAAAGAATCAGCATCCCCAAACAATTTAACATAATGGTGATtggcaagacagctcagtggggaCAGTCTCATGCTGCCAAGGGTGATGACCTGAGTGTGATACCTGGGAGAGAAGGGACGCCAGCAAATTGTGTTCTAACCTCCTCATGCATGCTGTagcatgctcgtgtgtgtgtgtgtgtgtgtgcacaccacaacataaataaaagagaaactcaATTAGTTATTTATAGAATTGACATTGCAGTAGGTACCAAATGGGACATCTGAAGCACATATTCCCTTCCTCCAGGGCTCAGAGATCATTGaagaagatgaggcagaaagattgtaagaggaAGAGGTAGTGGATATCTGTAGTGGAAACATGTTTGCATGGTTATATCAGGGCCATTGCACTCAGCTCGCAAGAGACTGTGAGAGCGCTCACAGagcctgcacaagatcaagccagctcaaaatctcagcatggaagggggaggggctcATAAAATCCCACCCCTAGTCGAGAGCTATTGGCACCTGATGGCTGCTGGTGGAGGATAGCCAGTTTTCTTCAGGTATGGCGCCCGAGAGGCTGCCTGTGTTCTGGTAGATGGCTCTTGTCTTAGGGAGGATTTTTACTGCTGAGAAAAGATGCCATGCCCATGGCAACTCTTCAATGAAAACCTTTAATTGAGgcgacttgcttacagttcagaggttcagcccattatcatcggGATGGGGAGCACGGCTgcctgcaggcagatgtggtgctggagctgagagtcctctatctgactcagaggcaacaggaagtcgatcTGACTGTCTTaatgagtgaagcttgagaagagagaccgcccccacagtgacacacttcctccaaccaggtcACACCTCCGattagtaccactccctttgggggccactttCTTTTAAATCACCACAGCTCTCTAGCAATGGACATATCAGAAGCACTAAGTGTACCCAGTGAGTTTGAAAAAATGAGCAAGTGAAGTTAGGAGAGAAAAGTGAAGTGAGGTTTGGGAGGACTGGAAGCGAGGGAAGGGAGGTAGATCTGATCAGACCACAACACATgcgtgtatgaaattctcaagcagCAAGGAAAGAAGCAATCGGCTGACAATTTTAAGTGCACGGGAGGGAAGTTAAGTGCAGGTACTGTATCACTGCATATAAGAGACTTTAGCATCCGTGCCTGCTGACAAACTCCCCTAAGATATCGAGGGATATCTACACTAGTTTTTCTTAACTAActggagttttttttctttaatcagcTAATATGACCTTTTTCATTCACTGGCCCCAATTTGAGGAGTTTTGATGGAAGCATTGGAAAATATACCCTTAAACCGGTGTTCTTTAAATTAGCTGGGAATGAAGGTGGCTACTGTCAAGGGAGAGCCTGTTCAGAACCAGCGTCTACAGAAGGCTGACCCATAAGGAAGGCAGAaaagcatctctgatgatggGTTTAGAGCTCCTGCATCCAGGTGGCCACGTGCGTCCACGAACACGATTTCTGCCTAAATTTTGATGAGTAGAAGAGAGACTACCCTCTTTCACGTACAGTCTACGCTGACGAGGCATCCGAGCTTCTTGCTCCAGCCCGTACCCCACTTTCACCAGACTGGCCCAGTGCTAGCACATACCGTATTCTTCTTTCGTCAGACTCAGCGGTGTTTTCCTTAGATAGGAGTCCGTTGGTTCCAAGGTAGGAAGAATATCTGCAATGGATGAGAAAAGTGACTAGCCCATCAGAATGAACAGGGTCTAAAGGACATTATTCTGGTAAACTGTCACTGTGATTTAAGGTGACTGAGAAGTTGGCTCTGAAAGTGGGGTCCCTTTCTCTACACTCGAGACCTAAGCATAATGTATGTCAGG is from Microtus pennsylvanicus isolate mMicPen1 chromosome 1, mMicPen1.hap1, whole genome shotgun sequence and encodes:
- the Nlrp8 gene encoding NACHT, LRR and PYD domains-containing protein 8; this translates as MAADFSSLTSTQTWTHTPSLDSLCANGVMVYMSYLSKTELQTFKELLMEKKLLPDSLGITWKQLNRANWAEMVHLLVECLPGALAWNVAREILEKMNQRRISSLLREELEDILPTLEPTDSYLRKTPLSLTKEEYDKIREYKRRVMGKNFLVCDTTVWPGNQADFLYINVRNHDAILPCLFLPRSPQGRQPKIVVIHGIPGIGKTTLARKTMLMWAQNKFYAHKFKFAFYFHCRELNWVGERSFSELIEGQGLRSQALVSKILSRPDQLLLLLDSFEELTSSLITRPADLVEDWNQKLPGAVLLSSLLSKKMLPEATLLIMVRPTSWRGVKVLVKRPSHVTLTGFRRTETLEYLRSYFKDRMKRNQVVDFAMKNTILLSMCRVPVVCWMVCHCLRKLMQKMVNLTEACPNATSVCVLYLATLFPTIRKKLSGSNYQKQLEGVCRLAAHGIWDLKSVFDKTDFQHVKVDEAAIDAFLQVNILRKLEDQGDRYVFALFIFQEIFGALFYVLFFPQRIIYYHPLSQVGIQDLIAMSGSRENCETQMGLFLFGLLNEARAGIVVRSFKCRIGFGNKRKAISVITRLNDYGCYDCSQLFPCLTEIGEESFVCSALESYQKVFLKLRSLKDLQLSAFCLRRCRGLEKVELTLSRAFYQDLWPDSADPTQRTQLRENKIVFSWWEDICSVFETETNKNLEVLMVTDSILEALFIHIVTTTLQKPQCKVQRLHRMLHKNVFRVLSENQHLRQLGAEHTKLGEEAVKSLCIALNHPSVLKNCEATFRDWILLTSNLQRNSHLKAVLLTASPLNIFGVKYLLLSYLKELMLENCNLTENSCQEIALSLSHSKLLTHLSLAENDLKDEGSRHIWNALEHLMCPLQRLVLRQCSLTSACCKYMTSPLKNNKSLQSLDLSFNRLMDDGVILLCKALEDTDCNLLVLELEQCWFTSASCRTLASMLCRNRKLRYLDLSKNIIRINGMLTLALEFFRQRRADEVVLSKKSNKSLDMYTRLKGPEVESDHLKIVEDWNSCYLKML